The Pedobacter ginsengisoli region AGTACCTCCATACTTTATCGTAGCCATATCTCTGCCTGTATGGTGTAAAGCCACGGTCGCAAGTTTGTTGAGCACCTGGTCCAATTTTTTCACTTCTTCCGGGGATGCACCTTTTTGCGGACCGAATACAGCTGCAGACCCTTGGTCACCTAATAGCATATTATCTACATCGCACAAAACGATCACTTCACATTTTGATATTCTTTCGTCCAGTTCTGAAAGGTCAACAGTGGCTAACTCTCCCAGATCTTCAGGAAGAATGGTTAACTCATTGCCGTTCGGTCCTAAGAAACGGATACCAAGGGCACGCAAAATACCGGTTCCGCCATCCACAGTAGCTGAGCCACCCATGCCGATGATAATTTTTTTGACTCCCTGGTCAAGTGCTTTTCTGATCATTTCCCCTGTACCCGAAGAATTGGCACGCATAGGGCTAAGCTCTTCTGGTTTAAGTAACCTTATGCCTGATGCGTCTGCCATTTCTATAACGGCAGTTGCACCATTGTCGATTAGACCAAATACAGCGTTTATTGGTCTGCCTAGCGCATCATGTACTGCCGCATCCAACAATTTGCCATTGCATTTTTTTATAATTAAGGTTCCTGTACCATCACCGCCATCTGCTACGGGGAAACACTCAGTTGTAACACTGGCTTTACTTCGCCTTAAGCCTTCCTGAATAGCAAAGGCTGCTTCTTCGGCATTCAAACTATGTTTAAAAGCATTAGGAGATATCAGGATATGCATAATGCCTAGAGTTAAAGGTTCACCACATTTACAGGATTCCCATTTTTATAGGCACTCAGGTTGCGGATAGTTATCTCCATTAATCTGGCTCTTGCTTCTTTTGTTGCCCAGGCGATGTGCGGTGTAATGATGCAGTTTTTTGCCCCAAAAAGTGGGTTATCCTTTGAAGGTGGCTCAACAGAGAGCACATCAAGGCCCGCTCCGGCAATTTTACTGTTGTTCAATGCTTCGGCAAGATCTTCTTCAATAATGACAGGGCCCCTTGAGGTATTCAAAAGAAAAGCACTGCTTTTCATTCGCAATAAGTTTTCTTTATTGATCAGCCCTTTGGTTTCAGGTGTTAAAGGACAATGGATACTGACAACATCTGACTGTTCAAGTAGCTCGGGTATTTCTGCCCATTTAAAATTACTGCGATGAGACTGATCTGTCCGGTTTCGGCTTGTTCCGATAACTTTCATTCCAAATGCAGTGGCTACATCAGCCACCTGTCTGCCTATATCGCCAAATCCGATAATACCCATCGTTTTTCCAGTCAGTTCAACCAGCGGATAATCCCAGAAGCAAAAGTCGGTAGAGGAAGCCCATCGGCCTGAGACCACCGCATCACTATGGCGCTGCACATGCAGGCAAAGTTCCAGTAAAAGGGCAAAGGTCATTTGCACTACAGATGGCGTGCCGTAACCTGGTACATTACTTACTGTTATGCCCTTTTCCCTCGCCATTTGGGTATCAACTATATTATAACCAGTGGCCAGGACTCCAATATATTTTAAGTCTGGAAGACTGTTCAATGCCTCTGCATTTACCGGTGTTTTATTGGTAAATATGACATCCGCCCCTTTTGAGCGTTCAACAACTTCACTTACAGGGGTACGGTCGTACAAGGTTACTTCACCGAATTCTTTTAATCCATCCCAGCTCAGGTCTCCGGGATTCAGTGTATATCCGTCTAGTATTACGATTTTCATATTTAATGGTTAAATAAGTAATGAAG contains the following coding sequences:
- a CDS encoding glycerate kinase is translated as MHILISPNAFKHSLNAEEAAFAIQEGLRRSKASVTTECFPVADGGDGTGTLIIKKCNGKLLDAAVHDALGRPINAVFGLIDNGATAVIEMADASGIRLLKPEELSPMRANSSGTGEMIRKALDQGVKKIIIGMGGSATVDGGTGILRALGIRFLGPNGNELTILPEDLGELATVDLSELDERISKCEVIVLCDVDNMLLGDQGSAAVFGPQKGASPEEVKKLDQVLNKLATVALHHTGRDMATIKYGGTAGGAAAGLYSFLNARLVNGIDHFLSLTDFNSALKRADLVITGEGSIDEQTLQGKGPFGVAYHAKLKGLPVVAFAGKVPLEQNVSLQAYFDILMPIGNQPSDLATALACTTDNLARTAETLGNMLVLMQEKRC
- a CDS encoding D-2-hydroxyacid dehydrogenase, producing the protein MKIVILDGYTLNPGDLSWDGLKEFGEVTLYDRTPVSEVVERSKGADVIFTNKTPVNAEALNSLPDLKYIGVLATGYNIVDTQMAREKGITVSNVPGYGTPSVVQMTFALLLELCLHVQRHSDAVVSGRWASSTDFCFWDYPLVELTGKTMGIIGFGDIGRQVADVATAFGMKVIGTSRNRTDQSHRSNFKWAEIPELLEQSDVVSIHCPLTPETKGLINKENLLRMKSSAFLLNTSRGPVIIEEDLAEALNNSKIAGAGLDVLSVEPPSKDNPLFGAKNCIITPHIAWATKEARARLMEITIRNLSAYKNGNPVNVVNL